One region of Mangifera indica cultivar Alphonso chromosome 3, CATAS_Mindica_2.1, whole genome shotgun sequence genomic DNA includes:
- the LOC123210793 gene encoding protein JINGUBANG-like, producing the protein MSSNGYSVSSLSQISPVPHETLEHQCITTLKIQNPHISCLAAHNNLLYAASINEISVFDLSNYAFIDMFNNDLASGSVKSIAFSSTNKVFTAHQDCKIRVWQMTPSKRHQLVSTLPTVIDRFLHFMLPKNYTTVRRHKKRLWLEHWDTVSHLVVTEGLMYSVSWDKSFKIWNPTTYRCLESVNAHQDAVNAVAVSDIGVVYTASADGLIRVWERVDKDSKHKLIATLEKHKAPVNALALKRDGSFLFSGGCDRSIVVWRRESSVHRMVFVEALWGHTGAILCLINADDLIVSGSADQTVRVWQHGENGYRCNTILKGHEKPVKSLVNVKSGSRGGVVSICSGSLDGEVKVWEVSKKKLKKFELYKLSSKE; encoded by the coding sequence ATGTCTTCCAATGGGTATAGCGTCTCTTCACTCTCTCAAATAAGTCCTGTCCCTCATGAAACATTGGAACATCAATGCATTACCACCCTTAAAATCCAAAATCCTCATATCAGCTGCCTGGCAGCCCACAACAACCTTCTCTACGCTGCTTCCATCAACGAAATCAGCGTATTCGATTTATCTAATTATGCCTTTATTGATATGTTTAACAATGATTTAGCTTCTGGTTCTGTCAAGTCCATCGCTTTTAGCAGTACAAATAAAGTCTTCACCGCCCATCAAGACTGCAAAATAAGAGTGTGGCAAATGACACCTTCAAAGCGACACCAACTTGTCTCCACACTCCCCACTGTCATAGACCGTTTTCTCCACTTTATGTTGCCCAAAAACTACACGACTGTAAGGCGTCACAAGAAGCGGCTTTGGCTTGAACACTGGGATACAGTTTCACATTTAGTAGTAACAGAAGGGTTAATGTACTCAGTTTCTTGGGACAAAAGTTTTAAGATATGGAACCCCACAACTTATCGGTGCTTAGAATCTGTCAACGCACATCAAGATGCAGTAAACGCAGTGGCGGTGTCTGACATCGGTGTTGTTTACACAGCTTCAGCCGATGGACTTATAAGAGTATGGGAAAGAGTTGACAAAGATAGTAAACACAAGCTAATTGCGACATTGGAGAAGCATAAGGCACCGGTCAATGCTCTTGCACTGAAGCGTGACGGTTCGTTTTTGTTTTCAGGCGGCTGTGACCGTTCGATTGTGGTGTGGAGGAGAGAAAGCAGTGTTCATCGGATGGTATTTGTGGAAGCACTATGGGGTCATACAGGAGCtatattgtgtttgattaatgCTGATGATTTGATAGTAAGTGGATCGGCTGATCAAACGGTGAGGGTTTGGCAGCACGGTGAGAATGGTTATCGTTGTAATACAATCTTAAAGGGGCATGAAAAACCAGTAAAGTCATTGGTAAACGTTAAAAGTGGTAGCCGCGGCGGCGTCGTTTCGATTTGTAGCGGCAGCCTTGATGGAGAAGTTAAAGTATGGGAAGTGTCGAAGAAGAAGCTGAAGAAGTTTGAACTCTACAAACTGTCTTCCAAAGAGTGA